From a region of the Anoplopoma fimbria isolate UVic2021 breed Golden Eagle Sablefish chromosome 16, Afim_UVic_2022, whole genome shotgun sequence genome:
- the LOC129104915 gene encoding LOW QUALITY PROTEIN: MORC family CW-type zinc finger protein 3-like (The sequence of the model RefSeq protein was modified relative to this genomic sequence to represent the inferred CDS: inserted 2 bases in 2 codons; substituted 2 bases at 2 genomic stop codons) — MAAQTNRGVPLSTISPRFLHSNSTSHTWPFSAIAELIDNAYDPDVSAKQFWIDKILFQGQECLTFVDNGNGLDYETMHKMLSFGYSDKTAIKGIKPIGMYGNGFKSGSMRLGKDAIVFSKSERASCVGMLSQTYLEEIEADQISVPIVCFEQRETDKFSVRQEHKASLQDILRYSPFKTEEELLVEVKAISSNWSTQKTGTRIIIWNLRRTSSGTTEFDLKKDRYDIRIPSDVYEEMNDTQHPDKVTSNIPESLYSLRAYCSILYLKPRMQIIIRGQKVKSQLVAKSLALVRKDHYKPTFLNKRIPMTFGYNTKSKDQYGIMMYHKNRLIKAYERVGCQLKANNKGVQVIGVIECDFLEPTHNKQSFNETDKYRKTMNNLSTKLEEYWNEMCYRRRREDPNATTPVEDTIKSPDQNWVQCDDCLRWRKLPDGINCSKLPDEWFCRMNPDPQFRSCQTEQEPVDSDDEQPSYRKTYKQQGKEDRKIQEKKRQKARKRNEERLAALDRLKQANRHLQTAHSPSTPTTRKTRFNTVSPQGAAARAESSPFRSSRLSQAGLSVTEVQDQQDQLKLMQATAVERDFFKEQVHKLTCQLQDIXRLEELSRINVKECSHQAIQTEETEDXGHRCLCLRAKQRSMKLLMTASETKTSAAQCEEKDIDDILQQVDCLKRELIYELHTKLDSMEVERANLASECQELRLGLQQERENAKGGSTTPHRTTDXIRRLDGNQQPRRTMLXIRFSLFSPPFSVIELRHNIGRLLVSFVPALDLDLVNYECNVIDEILEQVLSNVDSVEWVGQRYSAINE, encoded by the exons ATGGCGGCACAAACAAACCGCGGTGTCCCGCTCAGTACG ATTAGTCCCAGGTTTCTTCATTCAAATTCCACCAGCCACACCTGGCCCTTCAGCGCCATAGCTGAGCTCATAG ACAATGCCTATGATCCAGATGTCAGCGCCAAACAGTTCTGGATTGATAAGATTTTGTTCCAAGGACAAGAATGCCTCACCTTTGTGGATAATGGAAATGGACTGGACTATGAAACAATGCACAAGATGCTCAG CTTTGGGTACAGTGACAAGACTGCTATAAAGGGTATTAAGCCAATCGGTATGTATGGCAACGGTTTCAAGTCTGGATCCATGCGTCTTGGCAAGGACGCCATCGTGTTTTCGAAGTCGGAGAGGGCTTCATGCGTTGGGATGCTCTCTCAAACCTACCTGGAAGAGATTGAAGCTGACCAAATAAGTGTACCTATTGTCTGCTttgaacagagagagacagacaagt TCAGTGTAAGACAGGAGCACAAAGCCAGTCTGCAGGACATCCTGCGCTATTCCCCTTTCAAGACGGAGGAAGAATTGCTTGTTGAGGTCAAAGCCATCAGTTCCAACTGGTCCACACAGAAAACTGGCACACGGATCATCATCTGGAATCTCCGCAG GACATCTTCTGGAACAACTGAGTTTGATTTAAAGAAGGATCGTTACGATATCCGAATTCCATCTGACGTCTACGAGGAAATGAATGACACTCAACATCCAGACAAGGTCACTTCAAACATCCCTGAGAGTTTGTACTCACTGCGG GCCTATTGCAGTATTCTCTACCTGAAGCCCAGGATGCAGATCATTATTCGTGGTCAAAAGGTGAAATCTCAGCTCGTTGCTAAGAGTCTTGCCCTCGTCAGGAAGGACCACTACAAGCCCACTTTCCTG AACAAACGTATTCCTATGACTTTTGGCTATAACACCAAAAGTAAAGACCAGTATGGCATTATGATGTATCACAAGAACCGGCTGATCAAAGCCTACGAACGTGTCGGATGCCAGCTCAAG GCCAACAACAAAGGTGTGCAGGTCATTGGGGTCATAGAGTGTGACTTTCTGGAACCTACCCACAACAAACAGAGCTTTAATGAAACAGATAAGTACAG GAAAACTATGAACAATTTGAGCACCAAACTGGAGGAGTACTGGAATGAAATGTGCtacaggagaagaagagaggatcCAAACGCCACCACACCAGTGGAAGATACCAT AAAGAGCCCAGATCAAAACTGGGTGCAGTGTGATGACTGTTTGCGCTGGCGCAAACTTCCGGATGGGATCAACTGCAGCAAGCTGCCAGATGAATGGTTCTGCCGCATGAACCCGGATCCTCAGTTCAG GAGCTGCCAGACTGAGCAGGAGCCTGTGGACTCTGATGATGAGCAACCTTCATACCGCAAGACCTATAAACAACA agggaaggaagacagaaagattcaagagaagaaaagacaaaag GCTAGAAAGCGCAATGAGGAACGTCTGGCTGCTCTCGACAGGCTAAAACAGGCCAATAGACATCTGCAG ACTGCCCATTCTCCCTCAACCCCCACAACCCGAAAGACAAGGTTTAACACTGTATCACCACAAGGGGCTGCTGCAAGGGCTGAATCCTCTCCATTTAGGTCCTCTCGACTGTCACAAGCTG GCCTCAG TGTCACTGAGGTACAGGACCAGCAGGACCAGCTCAAACTGATGCAGGCTACAGCTGTGGAGAGAGACTTCTTTAAGGAGCAGGTCCATAAACTTACCTGCCAACTGCAAGACA GCAGACTGGAGGAGCTGTCTCGGATCAATGTAAAGGAGTGTTCTCACCAGGCCATTCAGACGGAGGAAACTGAGG GTGGACATCGGTGTCtctgtttgagggccaaacagAGATCAATGAAGCTGTTAATGACAGCTTCTGAGACCAAGACCAGTGCCGCCCAATGTGAAGAAAAGGACATTGATGATATTTTACAACAAGTTGACTGTCTAAAGCGAGAACTGATTTATGAACTGCACACAAAG TTGGACAGTATGGAGGTGGAAAGGGCAAACCTGGCATCCGAGTGCCAAGAGCTCAGGTTGGGCCTGCAGCAGGAGAGGGAAAATGCCAAAGGGGGAAGCACAACTCCACACAGAACCACTGATTAGATTAGAAGGTTAGATG GAAATCAGCAACCCAGAAGAACAATGCTGTAAATCAGATTTTCTCTATTCTCTCCTCCCTTCAGTGTGATTGAGCTGAGGCACAACATCGGGCGCCTTCTCGTCTCCTTCGTGCCGGctctggacctggacctggtcAATTATGAGTGCAATGTAATCGATGAGATCCTTGAACAGGTGCTTTCAAATGTGGATTCCGTTGAATGGGTGGGGCAGAGGTACAGcg